Proteins from a genomic interval of Quercus robur chromosome 9, dhQueRobu3.1, whole genome shotgun sequence:
- the LOC126698536 gene encoding uncharacterized protein LOC126698536 yields the protein MNTKTMRLPPRRVLTPNGTTTTTSSATTINNNKRKEREKEKEVFNAATITKIPKTATARAGGRIGLAELVFSSNRILAGYLAHEFLTRGTLFGQQWDPTSTNQNEAVSKKAEEEKIPKPSGEAEGQVEEEEGDDQQQRQQQEKERYVELANLLKTGGAHLAGIVNPTQLTHFLHKKR from the coding sequence ATGAATACCAAAACGATGCGCCTTCCACCTCGGCGAGTGTTGACGCCCAATGGTACAACTACAACCACATCCTCAGCCACAACAATCAACAACAACAAgcgcaaagagagagaaaaagaaaaagaggtttTCAATGCtgccacaattaccaaaatacccaagACAGCTACGGCTCGAGCCGGTGGGAGGATAGGCTTAGCCGAGCTGGTATTTTCGTCCAATAGAATATTAGCGGGTTACTTAGCCCACGAGTTTCTCACTAGAGGCACCCTCTTTGGTCAACAGTGGGATCCAACTTCAACTAATCAAAACGAGGCCGTTTCAAAGAAAGCTGAGGAAGAGAAGATTCCAAAGCCAAGTGGTGAAGCTGAAGGACaggtggaagaagaagaaggtgacgatcaacaacaacgacaacaacaagaaaaagaaaggtacGTGGAATTAGCAAATTTGCTCAAAACTGGAGGGGCCCACTTGGCTGGCATCGTAAACCCCACCCAGCTTACCCACTTCTTACACAAGAAGAGGTGA